In one window of Bacteroidota bacterium DNA:
- the xylA gene encoding xylose isomerase encodes METKVTIGEKEYFEGVEKIKFEGKDSKNPMAFKWYDENRVVAGKSMKEYLRYAVAYWHTMTGTGGDPFGPGTKEFPWEEAADKTQRNKDRMDAAFEFFTKLGVPYWAFHDTDIAGDGSVAEIEENLKEIVAYAKKKQDESGVQLLWGTANVFSNPRYMNGASTNPDFGAVANAGTQVKNAIDATIALGGSNYVFWGGREGYMSLLNSNTKREKEHMAQFLTMARDYGRANGFKGDFLIEPKPMEPTKHQYDFDTETVVGFLKEYGLDKDFKMNIEVNHATLAGHTFEHELQMAYDMGVFGSIDANRGDYQNGWDTDQFPINIRETVEAMLVILEGGGFKNGGINFDAKTRRNSTDLDDIFIAHIAAMDVFARSLVIADDILTNSDYKKLRSDRYASFDSGKGSDFEKGLLKLEDLRDYALENGEPKQISGKQELFEQLINLYI; translated from the coding sequence ATGGAAACTAAAGTAACAATTGGAGAAAAAGAATATTTCGAAGGAGTAGAAAAAATTAAATTCGAAGGTAAAGATTCAAAGAATCCTATGGCATTTAAATGGTACGACGAAAACAGAGTTGTAGCAGGAAAATCGATGAAGGAATATTTACGCTATGCTGTAGCATATTGGCATACAATGACCGGTACAGGTGGAGATCCATTTGGTCCGGGAACTAAAGAATTTCCTTGGGAGGAAGCAGCAGATAAAACTCAGCGAAACAAAGATCGTATGGATGCTGCATTCGAGTTTTTTACAAAATTAGGAGTTCCATATTGGGCATTTCACGATACTGATATTGCAGGTGACGGAAGTGTTGCCGAAATAGAAGAAAATTTAAAAGAAATAGTAGCCTACGCAAAGAAAAAGCAAGACGAATCGGGAGTGCAATTACTTTGGGGTACTGCAAACGTATTTTCTAATCCACGTTATATGAACGGAGCATCGACAAATCCTGATTTTGGAGCTGTTGCAAATGCCGGTACTCAGGTAAAGAATGCTATCGATGCAACTATCGCTTTAGGTGGATCGAACTACGTGTTCTGGGGAGGTAGAGAAGGTTATATGTCTTTGTTAAACTCTAATACAAAACGAGAAAAAGAGCACATGGCTCAGTTCCTTACAATGGCGCGTGACTATGGTCGTGCAAATGGTTTTAAAGGAGATTTCCTTATAGAGCCAAAGCCAATGGAGCCTACAAAGCACCAGTATGATTTTGATACCGAAACAGTAGTTGGGTTCCTTAAAGAGTACGGTTTAGACAAAGATTTTAAAATGAATATCGAGGTAAACCACGCTACATTGGCTGGTCATACTTTCGAGCACGAGTTACAAATGGCATACGATATGGGTGTGTTTGGAAGTATCGATGCCAACCGTGGTGATTATCAAAACGGATGGGATACAGATCAATTCCCAATCAATATTCGCGAGACTGTAGAAGCTATGCTTGTAATTTTAGAAGGTGGTGGATTTAAAAACGGAGGAATAAACTTCGATGCTAAAACTCGTAGAAATTCAACCGACCTTGATGATATATTTATAGCTCACATTGCAGCAATGGATGTATTTGCACGTTCGTTAGTTATTGCTGATGATATTCTTACAAATTCTGATTATAAAAAATTAAGATCAGATCGTTATGCATCTTTCGATAGTGGAAAAGGTTCTGATTTCGAAAAAGGATTATTGAAGCTCGAAGACTTAAGAGATTACGCTCTTGAAAATGGTGAGCCAAAGCAAATTAGCGGTAAGCAAGAGTTGTTTGAGCAATTGATAAATCTTTATATTTAA
- the xylE gene encoding D-xylose transporter XylE, protein MSQYNKTFITKITMIATLGGLLFGYDTAVISGTVGALKDFFILPKGLEEFDANSLLGFVVSSALIGSIIGGLSGGLIARKLGRKKGMLIAATLFLISAIGSSIPEMGFAPIGDGSHIHITQFIIYRIIGGIGVGLASMLAPMYIAEMAPASKRGGLVSWNQFAIIFGMLIVYFVNYSIATQGDDAWLNTIGWRWMFASEAIPAITFLFLLNFVPESPRWLILNNKEEEGLHILETINGKEEAKLVYDDIVGSMEHHASASVFSFGYFIIVVGMLLSVFQQFVGINVVLYYAPEIFKSMGMGTDAALFQTIIVGAINLTFTIVAIKTVDKYGRKPLQIVGAVGMAVSMFALGMAFFLDNVGTVALIFMLTYVASFALSWGPVTWVLLSEIFPNKIRGAALAIAVATQWIANYLVSWTFPMMNDSSYLTENFNHGFAYWVYGAMGVLAAIFVYKFVPETKGKTLEEIEAVWEKK, encoded by the coding sequence ATGAGTCAATACAATAAAACATTTATTACCAAAATAACAATGATTGCTACCCTTGGTGGTCTGTTGTTTGGGTACGATACAGCTGTTATTTCTGGTACAGTAGGTGCCTTAAAAGATTTTTTTATTCTACCAAAGGGACTAGAAGAGTTTGATGCCAATTCGTTGTTGGGATTTGTAGTTTCGAGTGCATTAATAGGTAGTATAATCGGAGGATTATCGGGAGGTTTGATAGCCCGAAAATTGGGAAGAAAAAAAGGTATGCTTATTGCTGCCACATTATTCCTTATTTCCGCTATAGGTTCTTCTATTCCTGAAATGGGATTTGCACCTATTGGCGATGGTAGCCATATTCACATCACACAATTTATAATTTACCGAATTATTGGAGGAATAGGTGTTGGTTTAGCATCAATGCTTGCCCCTATGTACATTGCCGAAATGGCTCCTGCCTCAAAACGTGGAGGACTGGTTTCGTGGAATCAGTTTGCAATTATCTTCGGTATGCTTATAGTTTATTTTGTAAACTATTCAATCGCCACACAAGGAGACGATGCATGGCTAAATACAATTGGTTGGCGTTGGATGTTTGCTTCCGAAGCTATTCCGGCTATTACTTTCTTATTCTTATTAAATTTCGTTCCCGAAAGTCCGCGTTGGTTGATTTTGAACAACAAGGAGGAAGAAGGATTACATATTTTAGAAACTATAAATGGTAAAGAAGAAGCTAAATTGGTTTACGACGATATTGTTGGATCTATGGAGCACCACGCATCTGCCAGTGTTTTCTCTTTTGGTTATTTCATTATTGTAGTAGGTATGCTATTGTCGGTATTCCAACAATTTGTTGGTATAAACGTGGTTCTTTATTATGCACCCGAAATTTTCAAAAGTATGGGAATGGGTACCGATGCAGCTTTGTTCCAAACAATTATTGTTGGAGCTATTAACCTTACATTTACAATTGTAGCTATAAAAACAGTTGATAAATACGGTCGAAAACCACTTCAAATTGTTGGAGCAGTAGGAATGGCAGTAAGTATGTTTGCACTGGGAATGGCATTTTTCTTAGATAATGTTGGAACAGTAGCATTGATATTTATGCTTACCTATGTTGCTTCATTTGCACTTTCGTGGGGACCTGTTACATGGGTATTGCTTTCCGAAATATTTCCAAACAAAATACGTGGTGCAGCCTTGGCGATTGCTGTTGCAACACAATGGATAGCTAACTATTTGGTGTCGTGGACTTTCCCAATGATGAATGATTCCAGTTATTTAACCGAAAATTTCAATCACGGATTTGCATATTGGGTTTATGGCGCAATGGGAGTTTTAGCAGCTATATTTGTTTATAAGTTTGTTCCGGAAACAAAAGGCAAAACTCTTGAGGAGATAGAAGCCGTTTGGGAAAAAAAATAA
- a CDS encoding exo-alpha-sialidase, with translation MKIKNILSIALLSTIAILGSCNKEYEFTPPSKPTPVVPQPDAVNNIMWSGDFHHGGGGYPRFAEDTITSNPRMILGMDTGEGVKLFESHDNGITFGSEVIAAPNSGVKNEGKGNVFPLVLPNKDIVVAYRHLNDIDKYDQEPDGVKWWNIDLVVSKDGGLSYEFLSSALNDPRNPYNGDEGLESDQSEGAWEPFLYYNDELEELWCLYSRQNDGRDLHPLLLTMKRSTDYGATWGEEEVVTGIEQFGALGSAGMNGVVRTNSGQLIVVFETQSKKYNNAFSIGMVTSDDNGATWSEIKTVYDYPTGSSTYGAGAPYIAVLPDGKLIVTFQFGTFESTQFGYVMSDDNGSTWTSAYRMWGGEAKLWNTVFVSSKGLIYLATSGVNYKIGNQPENDATLGYPFYLFPKSTNDYVVDIDLPWDVEVGKNVNIHTWSFAPGATTKMWKLIDNGDGYFLLKSVHAEKYGYDKVVDLSGDDRNVHLWDNLGTDNQLWTVESISDDYYKITNKKFPNKVLTIENNAVGDGKSLIAIDEEAGLLEGQQFIAIPIQGYDDPFAEWLANQ, from the coding sequence ATGAAAATAAAAAATATATTAAGTATAGCCTTGCTAAGTACTATAGCAATACTTGGTTCATGTAATAAGGAGTACGAATTCACTCCACCCTCAAAACCTACACCGGTAGTACCACAGCCTGATGCAGTAAATAATATAATGTGGAGTGGAGATTTTCATCATGGTGGTGGTGGATATCCACGTTTTGCAGAAGATACTATTACAAGTAATCCTCGTATGATACTTGGTATGGATACAGGTGAAGGAGTAAAGCTTTTTGAAAGTCATGATAACGGAATAACATTCGGAAGCGAAGTAATTGCTGCACCAAACAGTGGAGTAAAGAACGAAGGAAAAGGAAACGTATTTCCTTTGGTTTTACCTAACAAAGATATAGTAGTAGCATACCGTCATTTAAATGATATCGATAAATATGACCAGGAACCGGATGGAGTTAAATGGTGGAATATTGATTTAGTTGTTAGTAAAGACGGAGGATTGAGTTACGAATTTTTAAGTAGTGCACTTAATGATCCAAGAAATCCATATAATGGAGATGAAGGTTTAGAGTCAGATCAAAGTGAAGGAGCTTGGGAGCCTTTCTTGTATTATAATGATGAACTTGAAGAACTTTGGTGTCTTTATTCTCGTCAGAACGATGGACGTGATTTGCATCCGCTTTTGTTAACAATGAAACGCTCAACAGATTATGGAGCTACATGGGGTGAAGAAGAAGTAGTAACAGGTATCGAACAATTTGGTGCTTTGGGTTCTGCCGGAATGAATGGTGTAGTTCGTACAAATTCAGGACAACTTATCGTAGTGTTCGAAACTCAAAGTAAAAAATACAATAATGCTTTCTCTATAGGAATGGTTACTTCTGATGATAATGGAGCAACTTGGAGTGAAATTAAAACTGTTTACGATTACCCAACAGGAAGCTCAACTTATGGAGCCGGTGCACCGTATATTGCGGTATTACCTGATGGCAAACTTATAGTGACATTCCAATTTGGAACCTTTGAAAGCACACAATTTGGTTATGTGATGAGCGACGATAATGGATCTACCTGGACATCAGCTTACCGTATGTGGGGTGGCGAAGCAAAACTGTGGAATACTGTTTTTGTAAGCTCAAAAGGACTAATTTACCTAGCAACTTCAGGAGTTAATTACAAAATAGGTAATCAACCCGAAAACGATGCTACGTTGGGATATCCATTCTATCTATTTCCTAAAAGTACTAATGATTACGTTGTTGATATAGACCTGCCATGGGATGTTGAAGTAGGAAAAAACGTTAATATACATACCTGGTCTTTTGCTCCCGGAGCAACTACAAAAATGTGGAAACTTATAGATAATGGAGATGGCTACTTTTTACTTAAGTCTGTTCATGCCGAGAAATATGGTTACGATAAAGTTGTAGATCTTTCGGGAGATGACAGAAATGTTCATCTTTGGGATAATTTGGGTACAGATAATCAGCTTTGGACTGTAGAATCTATCAGCGATGATTATTATAAAATCACCAATAAGAAATTCCCTAACAAGGTTCTTACAATTGAAAATAATGCCGTTGGTGATGGAAAATCATTGATAGCTATAGATGAAGAAGCCGGGTTGTTAGAAGGGCAGCAGTTTATAGCAATTCCAATTCAAGGTTATGATGACCCTTTTGCCGAATGGTTGGCTAACCAATAA
- a CDS encoding RICIN domain-containing protein, whose protein sequence is MILKNIKSALFAASVLMLASCAKDPVADYVEPPKLEQGPDIQWAGTFAGPQGIRPRFSQASDTTLLYAVTKNDLGIHVAKSTQYGSKWDFEMDVLAISSITTNPKEPHMLAQNEGQSLIVYNKNDKSFGLLKGTMYGEEWEIKSDIVVAVDELPISSPFLLNTDNGIYCYYSQKAGTDIPLTHLMLIKSIDDGESWSEPVKVMNEEVLEADGFINSPSFVMDRNNEFVAVFEGKDLVFGTARSVLCSKSIDGITWSKPTTAYSYPGVNPDVYGAGDSFVTKTKDGRLIATFQAGDGGGDFGYVISNNNGKSWSTATNLFKGKVANGTTAYVTDNAYLFVAISGTSIDLAPMDPNAIIKSPFYLFVKGNDDYCVDANFPWPTGSGNPVHFWGHDNMQGAVQKTWSLYNNKDGYFWFQSVSGINGNGGTGTAVESINEGEVVKQQQIDLSKGEQLWTVVEVEDGYYRIVCRANGLVLTAVGKDGGEPFANADGDNPNTELRPMPYVGSDAQLWQARSLNPDYKPFEHFLKENEDNDW, encoded by the coding sequence ATGATACTAAAAAATATTAAATCAGCACTATTCGCTGCATCAGTACTGATGTTAGCTTCATGTGCAAAAGACCCGGTGGCTGATTATGTGGAGCCTCCAAAACTGGAGCAAGGCCCTGATATTCAATGGGCAGGGACTTTCGCTGGACCTCAAGGTATACGTCCTCGTTTTTCTCAGGCGTCAGATACAACTTTGTTATATGCAGTAACTAAAAATGACTTAGGTATTCATGTTGCAAAATCAACCCAATATGGTTCAAAGTGGGATTTTGAAATGGATGTTTTAGCCATTAGTTCAATTACAACAAACCCAAAAGAACCTCATATGTTGGCACAAAATGAAGGTCAGTCGTTAATTGTTTATAATAAAAATGATAAGTCATTCGGATTGTTGAAAGGAACTATGTACGGGGAAGAATGGGAAATTAAAAGTGATATTGTTGTAGCTGTTGATGAGCTACCAATTTCATCTCCATTTTTATTAAATACTGATAATGGTATTTACTGTTATTATTCGCAAAAAGCCGGAACTGATATTCCGCTTACCCATCTTATGCTAATAAAATCTATCGATGATGGAGAATCTTGGTCTGAACCTGTAAAAGTGATGAACGAGGAAGTGTTAGAGGCTGATGGTTTTATAAACTCACCATCGTTTGTGATGGATAGAAATAACGAATTTGTTGCTGTTTTTGAAGGTAAAGATTTAGTATTTGGTACGGCTAGATCTGTTCTTTGCAGTAAAAGTATAGATGGAATAACATGGTCTAAACCAACTACAGCGTACTCATATCCCGGAGTTAATCCTGACGTTTACGGTGCAGGAGATTCTTTTGTTACTAAAACTAAAGACGGAAGACTTATTGCAACGTTCCAGGCCGGAGATGGTGGTGGAGATTTCGGATATGTAATAAGTAATAATAACGGAAAATCATGGAGTACTGCAACTAACCTGTTCAAAGGTAAGGTTGCAAATGGAACTACAGCTTACGTAACCGATAATGCATATTTATTTGTTGCTATATCCGGAACTAGTATTGATCTTGCTCCAATGGATCCTAATGCAATTATAAAATCACCATTTTATCTATTCGTAAAAGGAAACGATGATTACTGTGTTGATGCTAATTTCCCTTGGCCAACAGGTTCAGGAAACCCTGTTCATTTCTGGGGACATGATAATATGCAGGGAGCAGTACAAAAAACATGGTCTTTATATAATAATAAAGACGGATACTTTTGGTTTCAATCTGTTTCAGGTATAAACGGAAATGGAGGTACCGGTACTGCTGTAGAGTCTATTAATGAAGGAGAAGTTGTAAAGCAGCAACAAATTGATCTGAGCAAAGGCGAACAACTATGGACAGTAGTGGAAGTTGAAGATGGATACTATAGAATAGTTTGTAGAGCCAATGGCTTAGTTCTTACTGCTGTTGGAAAAGATGGTGGTGAACCTTTTGCAAATGCAGATGGAGATAATCCTAATACAGAACTGAGACCAATGCCCTATGTTGGCAGTGATGCACAGTTATGGCAGGCTAGATCATTAAACCCTGACTATAAACCATTTGAGCATTTTTTAAAGGAAAATGAAGATAATGATTGGTAA
- a CDS encoding GntR family transcriptional regulator, which produces MTFITSNTYISRTEHDNEEISMAMQIISINPKSDKPKFLQIVDSISQAISNGQLNVGDGLPSVNQIIKDFKLSRDTVFKAYSELKERGIVDSVPNKGYFVSTGVKKVFLLLDTIKAYKEVLYADFKKGLPENYAHTVQFHHYDIDAFKRFVQDSIGKFSKYIIMPFDNPEVKDVLSKIPKDKLLILDWKTNNSNCKNYLYQDFGEALYNSLDSGINLIKKYDEFVFLYPEYTNHPYESVEYFKKFCKDNQIKHSVEYNSEDLNIKAGKVYISVSDRILGKSLEQIKERKLTLGKDVGFISYNETPMKQFIYNGITVVSTDFGLLGQKAAEFVRIKDEMNYCVPTKLTIRKSL; this is translated from the coding sequence ATGACATTTATTACTTCAAATACATATATTAGCAGAACAGAACACGACAATGAAGAAATAAGTATGGCAATGCAAATTATATCTATTAATCCAAAAAGTGATAAACCAAAGTTTCTTCAAATTGTTGATTCTATATCTCAGGCTATTTCTAATGGTCAACTGAATGTAGGTGACGGTTTGCCTTCGGTTAATCAGATTATTAAGGATTTTAAATTATCGCGCGATACTGTTTTTAAGGCATATTCCGAATTGAAGGAAAGAGGAATTGTAGATTCAGTTCCAAATAAAGGATATTTTGTGTCGACAGGCGTAAAAAAAGTATTCCTTCTACTCGATACAATAAAAGCGTATAAAGAGGTTCTTTATGCTGATTTTAAAAAAGGCTTACCCGAAAATTATGCGCATACTGTACAGTTTCACCATTACGATATAGATGCATTTAAACGCTTTGTACAGGACTCAATTGGTAAATTCTCGAAGTATATTATAATGCCATTTGACAATCCTGAAGTGAAAGATGTTTTGTCGAAAATTCCGAAGGACAAACTGCTAATACTGGACTGGAAAACAAATAATTCGAATTGTAAGAATTATTTGTATCAGGATTTTGGAGAAGCACTTTATAATAGCTTAGACAGTGGTATAAATTTGATCAAAAAATATGATGAATTTGTGTTTTTGTATCCCGAATACACTAATCATCCTTACGAATCTGTCGAATATTTTAAGAAATTTTGTAAAGACAATCAGATAAAACATTCTGTAGAATACAATAGCGAAGATTTAAATATAAAAGCCGGAAAGGTTTATATAAGTGTTTCGGACAGGATTTTAGGTAAATCGCTCGAACAGATTAAAGAAAGAAAATTAACATTAGGTAAAGATGTAGGTTTTATATCCTACAACGAAACGCCGATGAAACAATTTATTTATAACGGGATTACAGTGGTATCAACCGATTTTGGCCTTTTGGGACAAAAAGCTGCGGAGTTTGTAAGAATCAAAGATGAAATGAACTATTGTGTGCCAACGAAATTAACAATTAGAAAATCGCTATAA
- a CDS encoding FGGY family carbohydrate kinase: MYSLGIDIGSSSIKASLLNLSDNAVIASDFYPKQEMEIVAHKAGWAEQHPDTWWNNIKILLKELFASSKVDTKEIKFIGISYQMHGLVAVDKEGNVLRPSIIWCDSRAVEIGKKASIDLGQERIESLLNSPGNFTASKLKWVQENEPELYAKIYKIMLPGDYIAYKLTGEFVTTKSGLSEGIFWDFKKEEVSEDLLSYYQIDKNLIPEIVDTFSNQGKISVEIAKELQLGEDVMVSYRAGDQPNNALSLNVFKSGEVAATAGTSGVVYGISDELKFDKKSRVNTFAHVNHLSDGQDQRRLGVLLNINGTGIMNAWIRKNTAANLSYEEMNEVASKVASGSDGLMVFPYGNGAERIFENSEPGASVHNLNFNIHTQGHLIRATQESIAFSFKYGMEIMEKVGINTSVIRAGLSNMFLSPIFAETLSNISGAKIELYDTDGSQGAARAAGFGGGYFESLDNAFGEMEKLKTIEPKKDERLEEAYNNWKNKLETIIG; this comes from the coding sequence ATGTATTCATTAGGTATAGACATAGGAAGCTCATCAATAAAGGCATCATTGCTTAACTTATCAGACAATGCAGTAATTGCATCGGATTTTTATCCAAAACAGGAAATGGAAATTGTCGCTCACAAAGCAGGCTGGGCAGAACAACATCCTGATACCTGGTGGAACAACATAAAAATACTTCTAAAAGAGCTATTTGCTTCTTCAAAAGTAGATACAAAAGAAATAAAATTCATTGGTATATCATATCAAATGCACGGATTGGTTGCAGTTGATAAAGAAGGTAATGTACTGCGTCCAAGTATTATTTGGTGCGATAGTCGTGCCGTTGAAATAGGTAAGAAAGCATCTATAGATTTAGGTCAGGAAAGAATAGAGTCACTGTTAAATTCTCCCGGAAATTTTACAGCATCAAAACTTAAGTGGGTTCAGGAAAATGAGCCGGAGCTTTATGCTAAAATTTATAAAATAATGCTTCCGGGCGATTATATAGCTTATAAGTTAACGGGTGAGTTTGTTACAACAAAATCAGGACTTTCGGAAGGTATTTTCTGGGATTTCAAAAAGGAAGAAGTTTCGGAAGATCTTCTTTCATACTATCAAATTGATAAAAATCTGATTCCGGAAATAGTAGATACTTTTTCAAATCAGGGAAAAATAAGTGTAGAAATAGCAAAAGAATTACAATTAGGCGAAGATGTAATGGTTAGTTATCGTGCAGGTGACCAGCCAAACAATGCATTGAGTTTAAATGTGTTTAAAAGTGGAGAGGTAGCTGCAACTGCAGGAACCTCCGGAGTTGTTTATGGTATTTCGGACGAGTTGAAATTCGATAAGAAATCGAGAGTAAACACCTTTGCACATGTTAATCACCTGTCTGACGGACAGGATCAACGTCGTTTAGGAGTTTTATTAAACATAAATGGAACAGGAATTATGAATGCCTGGATTCGTAAAAACACTGCTGCAAATCTTAGCTATGAAGAAATGAATGAAGTGGCATCAAAAGTGGCATCAGGAAGTGATGGATTAATGGTTTTTCCATATGGAAATGGGGCTGAACGAATTTTCGAAAATAGCGAGCCCGGAGCAAGTGTTCATAATCTGAATTTCAATATTCATACACAGGGGCATTTAATCAGAGCAACGCAGGAATCTATCGCATTCAGTTTTAAATACGGAATGGAGATTATGGAAAAAGTGGGCATCAATACATCTGTTATCAGAGCTGGCTTAAGCAACATGTTCCTCTCTCCTATTTTCGCCGAAACATTATCTAATATATCAGGAGCAAAAATAGAATTGTACGATACCGACGGATCGCAGGGAGCAGCAAGAGCAGCCGGATTTGGAGGAGGGTATTTCGAAAGTCTAGATAATGCATTTGGAGAAATGGAGAAATTGAAAACCATCGAACCAAAAAAAGATGAAAGATTAGAAGAAGCATATAATAATTGGAAAAATAAATTAGAAACAATCATTGGTTAA